Genomic window (Roseimicrobium gellanilyticum):
CCATGGCCATCGGTCGTACGTTCAAGGAGTCCCTGCAGAAGGCACTGCGCAGCCTGGAGATCAAACGCTTCGGCCTCATCGGCGATGGCGCGGATGTGGTGGTGGATGATGAGACACTCACCACCAAGCTCAGCGTGCCGAATGCTGAGCGTATCTTCTTCCTCGGCCAGGCCTTTGCGAAGGGCTGGAGCGTGGAGAAGGTGTTTGAGCTGACGAAGATTGATCCGTGGTTCTTGAGGCAGATTGAGGAGTTGGTGAATTCCCAGGCCTCGCTGAATAGCCACACCGGCGACATCGGGAGTGTGCGCGAGTTGCCGAAGGACTTGGGCAACATTTGCAACGAGGAGTATCGCAGCGAGAGCGCAGCCACCTTACGCAAAATCAAGAAACAAGGTTTCTCTGACATCCAGATAGCCCGGGCTTGGGATACGACTCCGGGCAAGGTTCGTGACGCGAGAAAGGAAACTCGTTGCACCCCCACCTATCGTCTCGTCGATACCTGCGCCGCAGAATTCGAAGCGTACACGCCCTATTACTACTCCACCTATGGCGTGGAAGATGAGGTGCGCGATAGCGACAAGAAGAAGGTCATCATCCTGGGTGGTGGACCGAACCGCATTGGCCAGGGTATTGAGTTCGACTACTGTTGTGTGCATGCCTCCTTCGCGCTGCGCGAGATGGGCATTGAGACCATCATGGTGAACTCGAATCCGGAGACGGTCTCCACGGACTACGACACCAGCGACAAGCTCTACTTCGAGCCGCTCACGCTGGAAGATGTGCTGAACATCTACGAGAGCGAGAACAAGGATGACCAGGTGCTTGGTGTGATTGTGCAGTTCGGCGGACAGACGCCGCTGAACCTTGCGAAGGGTCTTGAGGAAAACGGCGTACGCATCATCGGCACCTCGCCCAAGAGCATCGAACTCGCAGAAGACCGCAAGCTCTTCGCTGCGCTGCTGGATGAACTCGAACTCGCCCAGGCTCCGAGCGGCACCGCGACCTCCACGGAGGAAGCGCTGGCCATCACCGCCCGCATTGGTTATCCCAGCCTCGTGCGCCCCAGCTTCGTGCTTGGTGGTCGTGCAATGCAGATCGTGTACTCGGATGCCGAGCTCACGCACTACATGCAGAACGCGGTGGATGCCACCCCCGACCGCCCGGTGCTGGTGGACCGCTTCCTGGAAGATGCGACCGAAGTGGACGTGGACTGCATCAGCGACGGCGAGACCACGGTGGTGGGCGCCATCATGGAGCACATCGAAGAAGCGGGCATCCACTCCGGCGACAGCGCCTGTGTGATTCCTCCCTTCTCGCTCAGCGAGGAGATGCAGGGGCGCATTCGTGACGCGGCCAAGAAGCTGGCCAAGGCGCTCAATGTGCGCGGCCTCATGAACATGCAGCTCGCGGTGAAGGGTGACGATCTCTACGTCATCGAAGTGAACCCACGTGCCAGCCGCACGGCTCCCTTCGTGAGCAAGGCGATCGGCGTGCCGCTTCCGAAGCTTGCCGCGAAGATCATGGCAGGAAAGACGCTGAAGGAACTGGGCTTCACCTCCGAAGTCACACCTCCGCACTACAGCGTGAAGGAGGCGGTGTTCCCCTTCAGCAAATTCACGGGCGTGGACATCGCGCTCGGACCGGAAATGAAGAGCACCGGCGAGGTCATGGGCATCGACTCCGACCTCGGCATGGCCTTCGCCAAGAGCCAGATGGCCGCCGGCGGCGCGCTGCCCAAGGGTGGCAACATCTTCATCAGCGTGAAGGAAAGCGACAAAGCCGTGGTCCCGCGCATCGCGAAGGGATACTCCGACCTCGGCTTCAACATCTACGCCACGCCTGGCACCGCCGCGGTGATCGAAGGCGCGGGCATCCCCGTGAACAAGCTGCCCAAGCTTGCCAGCGGCCAGCGTCCGAACGTCATCGACCTGATGAAGAACAAGGAGATGCACTTCATCATCAACACGCCCTCCGGCAAGAACCCGCGTGCCGATGAAGTGAAGATCCGCACGGCGGCCATGCAGAACCGCATTCCCATCATGACCACCATGCGTGGGGCCGATGCGGCGCTGAAGGGCATCAAGTCACTTCAGGCGAATGAAGTGCAGGTCCAGGCGCTCCAGGAGTATCACCAGTAAGCCAGCACCAGGCTGGCTTGCAGCGTGAGAATTCGCAGGTAACCCACAGGCTCGTTTAAATCGCAGCTGGCATCAATTGCCTCGACAGCCTGCTTGTGCTCCGTGTATGGGGAATCCCCTCATCCACCACGCCACACCATGCGCTACCGCACCAAGCTCTCCATCGCCCTTGTGGGGGTGACGGCGCTTTCGTGCGGGCTGCTTTTATGGCTGGTGTATCACGGTGCGAGTGATCTGCTGTTCAAGCAAGTGCAGGGGAGAGTGCTGGCCATCGCGTCCACGGGTGCGCTGAATTTTCCAGTGGAGGAACACGAGCGTCTGAGGTCCCGCGCAGATGAGACCAGCGCGGACTACCTGAAAGTGGAGAAGCATCTGCGTGCCGTCCGTGACACCAACCAGGACCCGGACATGAGGGTCATCTTCGTGTACACGATGCGTCCTTCGATCAAGGAGCCCGGGGGCTGGGATTACATCGCGGATGGGGAGGAGCAGGGCAGCAAGGACAAGTCACATATCGGCGACCCCGTCACGTTCCAAGGCATCGCGGGCACTGAGTTGATACTGGACAAGGCCAAGGCGAACCCAGATTACACCATGGACGAGTTCGGCGTCTGGCTGACGGCCAGCGTGCCGTTGCGGGATGCCTCAGGCAAGTCGGTGGGGCTCATGGCCGTGGACGTGGCCGCGGATTCCGTGCGCGCGGAGATGCGACGCATGCTGTTCATCACGATGGGTGCCGTGGCCATTGCCAGTGTGCTTTCGCTGCTGGCCTCCCTCAAGCTGGCAAAGTGGGCCAGTTCCCCGCTGACGCTGGTCAAGGCCACGCTCAACGAGATCAGCTCCGGCAATCTGGAGGCACGGATCAACCTCGATCGCGATGACGAGTTTGGCGAGGTGGGTCGCGCCGTGAACCGGATGGCCCTCTCGCTTCAAGAACGCGCGGCGCTGAAAGGTACGCTCTCCCGCTCAGTGCCCGGCCATGTGGCGGAGCGCCTGGCCTCCGCGCGGGATCTTCCCGCCCTCACCGGAAAGCGGCAACGCATCACGGTGATGTTTTGCGACATCCACAATTTCACGCGCCTTTCTGCCACGCTGGAGCCAGAGAAGGTGTTCGGATTCCTGAACGAATTCTTCGAGGAAATGATCGAGGCCATTTTTCAGCATCATGGCAGCCTCGACAAGATGCTGGGCGATGGACTCATGGCGCTCTTCGGCGCTCCGGAAGAAGATCCACATCATGCGGTGAACGCTCTGGAGGCGGCGATGGACATGCAGGCGCGTCTCTCCAAAATCCAGCAGAAGTGGATTCCAGGTCCGTCCCGGAACTTTTCCATCGGCATCGGTCTGCATACGGGTGACGCCCTGGTGGGCAATCTCGGTTCCAAAGAACGCATGGAGTACACGGCCATTGGTGAAACCGTGCGAATCGCCGCGCGGCTGGAGGCGGCCACTGAGGAGAACCGGTGTGCCATCCTTCTCAGCCGTGACACCGCCAGCGAAATTCCAGTTCGCATCCCCCTGCGCCAGGTGAACGTGCTCACCGTGCGGGGACTGATGCAGTCCATGGCGGTCTTCACCCCGCAACCCACCGAACCGGCCAAGTCATGATCCATGAGCGAGGAGCGCCACGCCACCTGCCGCATCTGCTCGCAACTCAGCGCCCATCAGTCCGGGTGCCAGACGCATGGGCGGCGGGAGGAGGACACCTTTCTGCCGAAGATCGCTGAGGAGCTGAACCATGTACGCACCATCCGTCCGGACCGTGCAAGCTCGCCGGAACTGAAGCGCTGCCCGGTATGCGGGACGCACTACCTCTTCCAGGATACGTATGAGTACTTCGCCACCGGAAGCGAGGACACGCAGACGCTGACGCGGCTGAGCGACGAGGAAGTGGCGAAGCTATAGCCGCTCTCCACCTCACGATTGATCCTACGCCATCCAAGGGTAACGAGTGCGTATGCGCCTCACTCTTCCCAAATGGTTCGACCTCCACACCCACTTCCGTCAGGGGCCCGCGGTGGCGGCCTACGTGAAGGCGCACAAGGACATGGGCTGTGCGGGGGCGCTGGCGATGCCGAATACCCAGCCGCCGGTCTCCAGAGTCTCAGGCGCGGCGCAGGGTGATGGATGGTCCATCGATAGCTACACCACGGACCTCCGGGCGGCAGGAGCAGATGCCTTTGAGCAACTCATTGTGCCTCTATATCTGACACGCCAGACCACGGCAGAGATGATTCGCGAAGGTGCTGCCTCTGGCGCGCTACGGGCCTGCAAGTACTACCCTCCGCACGGCACCACGAATGCGGAGCACGGGATGCCGATGGATGAGCTCATCGGCAGCGATGTCTTCAAAGCCATGGAAGACGCAGGTGTGGTGCTGTGCATCCATGGGGAGCAGCATGCACTGAGTGGGCCCGAGTACATCGATGCCCAGCAGAATGCGGAGACTCGCTTCTACAGTGAACGGATGCCTCGTCTTGTGGAGGCGCATCCGCGGTTGCGGATCGTGTGCGAACACATCACCACGCGCACCGCGGCGGAGTTTGTGGCGAGTGCGCCCGCACACGTCGGGGCGACCATCACCCCGCAGCATCTGCTCTACACGCTGGGGCATTTGATTCAGGGA
Coding sequences:
- the carB gene encoding carbamoyl-phosphate synthase large subunit; translated protein: MPKDTSIHKILLIGSGPIVIGQGCEFDYSGVQACKALREEGYEVVLVNSNPATIMTDPEFAHRTYIEPITPEIVEKIIIKEKPDALLPTLGGQTALNTAMSLHRAGILEKHNVRMIGAKADAIEKGEDRLLFKNAMLKIGLDLPQSGVAHTMEEANVISEEIAAFLGRPSPYPLIIRPAYTLGGTGGGIAYNREEFETIVARGLDLSPVTEVLIEESLLGWKEFEMEVMRDRADNCVIICSIENLDPMGVHTGDSITVAPIQTLTDREYQIMRDASFACIREIGVETGGSNIQFAVEPKTGRMIVIEMNPRVSRSSALASKATGFPIAKIAAKLAVGYTLDELKNDITRETPASFEPTIDYVVTKVPRFTFEKFPGADATLTTQMKSVGEAMAIGRTFKESLQKALRSLEIKRFGLIGDGADVVVDDETLTTKLSVPNAERIFFLGQAFAKGWSVEKVFELTKIDPWFLRQIEELVNSQASLNSHTGDIGSVRELPKDLGNICNEEYRSESAATLRKIKKQGFSDIQIARAWDTTPGKVRDARKETRCTPTYRLVDTCAAEFEAYTPYYYSTYGVEDEVRDSDKKKVIILGGGPNRIGQGIEFDYCCVHASFALREMGIETIMVNSNPETVSTDYDTSDKLYFEPLTLEDVLNIYESENKDDQVLGVIVQFGGQTPLNLAKGLEENGVRIIGTSPKSIELAEDRKLFAALLDELELAQAPSGTATSTEEALAITARIGYPSLVRPSFVLGGRAMQIVYSDAELTHYMQNAVDATPDRPVLVDRFLEDATEVDVDCISDGETTVVGAIMEHIEEAGIHSGDSACVIPPFSLSEEMQGRIRDAAKKLAKALNVRGLMNMQLAVKGDDLYVIEVNPRASRTAPFVSKAIGVPLPKLAAKIMAGKTLKELGFTSEVTPPHYSVKEAVFPFSKFTGVDIALGPEMKSTGEVMGIDSDLGMAFAKSQMAAGGALPKGGNIFISVKESDKAVVPRIAKGYSDLGFNIYATPGTAAVIEGAGIPVNKLPKLASGQRPNVIDLMKNKEMHFIINTPSGKNPRADEVKIRTAAMQNRIPIMTTMRGADAALKGIKSLQANEVQVQALQEYHQ
- a CDS encoding dihydroorotase (catalyzes the formation of N-carbamoyl-L-aspartate from (S)-dihydroorotate in pyrimidine biosynthesis), yielding MRLTLPKWFDLHTHFRQGPAVAAYVKAHKDMGCAGALAMPNTQPPVSRVSGAAQGDGWSIDSYTTDLRAAGADAFEQLIVPLYLTRQTTAEMIREGAASGALRACKYYPPHGTTNAEHGMPMDELIGSDVFKAMEDAGVVLCIHGEQHALSGPEYIDAQQNAETRFYSERMPRLVEAHPRLRIVCEHITTRTAAEFVASAPAHVGATITPQHLLYTLGHLIQGLKYHLYCLPVVKFQDDRAALRKAVTTAGQAKYFAGTDSAPHTTKATACGCAAGCFTGGCAPQLYAMAFEEAGVDLGATEGQALFERFLCLNGPAFYGFPASTQQFQMEKASSKVEMLETAAGPVTPLPVGMGIELTWRIVA
- a CDS encoding adenylate/guanylate cyclase domain-containing protein; the encoded protein is MRYRTKLSIALVGVTALSCGLLLWLVYHGASDLLFKQVQGRVLAIASTGALNFPVEEHERLRSRADETSADYLKVEKHLRAVRDTNQDPDMRVIFVYTMRPSIKEPGGWDYIADGEEQGSKDKSHIGDPVTFQGIAGTELILDKAKANPDYTMDEFGVWLTASVPLRDASGKSVGLMAVDVAADSVRAEMRRMLFITMGAVAIASVLSLLASLKLAKWASSPLTLVKATLNEISSGNLEARINLDRDDEFGEVGRAVNRMALSLQERAALKGTLSRSVPGHVAERLASARDLPALTGKRQRITVMFCDIHNFTRLSATLEPEKVFGFLNEFFEEMIEAIFQHHGSLDKMLGDGLMALFGAPEEDPHHAVNALEAAMDMQARLSKIQQKWIPGPSRNFSIGIGLHTGDALVGNLGSKERMEYTAIGETVRIAARLEAATEENRCAILLSRDTASEIPVRIPLRQVNVLTVRGLMQSMAVFTPQPTEPAKS